A section of the Desulfobacterales bacterium genome encodes:
- a CDS encoding phosphoribosylaminoimidazolesuccinocarboxamide synthase, translating to MGNINQRKHERLETQNLISYSVLDSKSNIVIERGMGRTLNVSEGGILLETHFPIELELMLSLSIGLKDEMISLSGRVIFSRKIGDASYQTGVEFFPPDERSIPVLQRFIKQFETKQPLLQSDFKGLKFLKQGKVRDIYEIGEHLLLVATDRISAFDVVMPNPVPEKGKILTQLSIFWFNVMKDIVENHIVSTNAYDFPAVCEPYKNILDKRSMLVKKAKPIPIECVVRGYISGSGWKSYQEDGTICGIKLPKGLVESDKLEVPIFTPATKEEQGLHDINIDFDETVRRIGKNLAEKLRDLSIAIYKRGVSIAEEKGIIIADTKFEFGLIDDKIILIDEILTPDSSRFWPKDIYKPGSPQDSFDKQYLRDYLSSIKWNKQPPAPNLPEEIIINTRNKYRDALDLITGIDNVF from the coding sequence ATGGGAAATATAAATCAAAGAAAACATGAAAGACTTGAAACCCAAAATCTTATTTCTTATTCAGTATTAGATTCAAAAAGTAATATTGTAATAGAACGAGGAATGGGAAGAACTCTAAATGTAAGCGAAGGTGGAATTTTACTTGAAACTCATTTCCCAATAGAACTAGAACTTATGCTATCCCTGTCAATAGGCCTTAAAGATGAAATGATATCCCTTTCAGGAAGAGTTATATTTAGCAGAAAAATTGGAGATGCATCATATCAAACTGGAGTTGAATTTTTTCCGCCAGATGAAAGATCAATTCCTGTTTTACAGCGATTTATAAAACAATTTGAAACAAAACAGCCTTTACTGCAAAGCGATTTTAAAGGACTGAAGTTTTTAAAACAAGGGAAAGTCAGAGATATATATGAAATAGGCGAGCATTTATTATTGGTTGCTACTGACAGAATTTCGGCTTTTGATGTAGTCATGCCAAACCCAGTTCCAGAAAAAGGAAAAATTTTAACTCAACTTTCAATTTTCTGGTTTAATGTAATGAAAGATATTGTAGAAAATCACATTGTTTCTACTAATGCTTATGACTTTCCTGCTGTTTGTGAACCTTATAAAAATATTCTTGATAAAAGAAGTATGCTTGTTAAAAAAGCCAAACCTATACCAATTGAGTGTGTTGTAAGAGGCTATATTTCTGGATCAGGATGGAAATCTTATCAAGAAGACGGCACTATTTGTGGTATTAAATTACCAAAAGGCTTAGTAGAGTCTGATAAACTTGAAGTTCCTATATTTACTCCCGCAACAAAAGAAGAGCAGGGTCTCCATGATATAAATATAGATTTTGACGAAACAGTTCGGCGCATTGGAAAAAATCTTGCTGAAAAATTAAGAGATTTAAGCATTGCTATTTATAAAAGAGGCGTATCAATAGCGGAAGAAAAAGGTATAATCATTGCCGATACCAAATTTGAATTTGGTTTAATTGATGATAAAATAATACTTATTGATGAGATATTAACCCCTGATTCTTCAAGGTTTTGGCCGAAAGATATTTATAAACCCGGTAGCCCTCAAGATAGTTTCGATAAGCAATATCTAAGAGATTACCTTAGTTCAATTAAGTGGAATAAACAGCCTCCAGCGCCTAATCTCCCAGAAGAAATAATAATTAATACAAGAAATAAATATAGAGATGCTTTAGACTTAATTACGGGAATTGATAATGTTTTTTAA
- a CDS encoding ParB N-terminal domain-containing protein, giving the protein MIFQNIPIKSISQINTKFKITTNSSITELVHSVKDIGVICPPILKKEDSEFIIISGFRRIQACQSCGLESVDVRTVDDNTTDLKCAQIAITDNSYQRQLNIVELSRAFNILSSLVHDVKQISKLSLSLNLPENYNLIKKIKTVVALPLNIQSHIIDNNITLSNALELMELEGINVKLADLFANFKLSVNKQKEIITFFKEISLRENKTAIEIFNESNIQNIINDSEMDRNQKAERLRYYLKERRFPVIIKAKNDFEELIQSLKLSHNTKLIPPRDFEGKVYSLNFSFTKLKELDELKNSIEKIQSNPYIKKLI; this is encoded by the coding sequence ATGATTTTTCAAAATATCCCAATTAAATCTATTAGCCAAATAAACACAAAATTTAAAATAACAACAAACTCTTCTATAACAGAATTAGTTCATTCAGTAAAAGATATTGGAGTAATCTGTCCACCGATATTAAAAAAAGAAGATTCCGAATTTATAATTATTAGCGGATTTCGTAGAATTCAAGCCTGTCAATCATGTGGATTAGAATCAGTTGATGTAAGAACTGTAGATGACAATACAACAGATTTAAAATGCGCTCAGATCGCAATTACAGATAATTCTTATCAAAGACAGCTAAATATCGTAGAGTTATCAAGGGCATTCAATATTCTTTCAAGTCTTGTTCATGATGTTAAGCAAATATCTAAACTTTCATTATCATTAAATTTGCCTGAAAATTATAATTTAATAAAAAAAATTAAAACTGTAGTAGCACTTCCTTTAAATATTCAAAGCCATATCATTGACAATAATATAACTTTATCCAATGCTCTTGAATTAATGGAATTAGAAGGAATAAATGTAAAATTAGCTGACCTTTTTGCTAATTTTAAATTAAGCGTAAACAAGCAAAAAGAAATAATAACATTTTTTAAAGAAATATCTTTAAGGGAAAATAAAACAGCTATAGAAATCTTTAATGAATCAAATATACAAAATATTATAAATGATTCAGAAATGGACAGGAATCAAAAAGCGGAAAGATTACGGTATTATTTAAAAGAAAGAAGATTTCCAGTTATAATAAAAGCAAAAAATGATTTTGAAGAATTAATTCAAAGTCTTAAGCTATCTCATAACACTAAGCTTATTCCTCCAAGGGATTTTGAAGGAAAAGTATATTCATTAAATTTTTCTTTTACTAAATTAAAAGAATTGGATGAGTTAAAAAATAGTATTGAGAAAATTCAATCTAACCCTTATATCAAAAAATTAATTTGA
- a CDS encoding DNA photolyase codes for MKPKNIYIDANIVDLPETLKFKGFFKDTPCLIVNDVKELFENIQNANDPIQKGKETIFLTQNKGAFIKKCPGTSYYNCCGYKILHIGTFCNMDCSYCILQAYFHPPIMQYFVNHEALLEELNAEFASNTVSRIGTGEFTDSMIWERWTDLSKLLVPLFANQTSSILELKTKTVLIDNLKNLKHNRKTILAWSLNTDFIVKTEERYTASINQRLKAAKLCESWGYPIAFHFDPLVIYEGCEQDYRNIIARIFDYVKPENIAWISIGSFRHMPLLKPIIQKRFPDSKIIYGEFILGLDGKMRYFKPLRISLYQTIVSAIKDFSKDILVYFCMEDDEVWEKTFGFIPKEKRDLNLMLDESAIKHCGLN; via the coding sequence TTGAAACCAAAAAATATTTATATAGATGCTAATATCGTTGATTTACCAGAAACACTTAAATTTAAAGGATTTTTTAAAGATACACCTTGCTTAATTGTTAACGATGTCAAAGAGCTTTTTGAAAATATTCAAAACGCTAATGACCCAATACAAAAGGGTAAAGAGACAATATTTCTTACTCAAAACAAAGGTGCTTTTATTAAGAAATGTCCTGGTACAAGTTATTATAATTGTTGCGGATATAAGATTCTTCATATTGGGACGTTCTGTAATATGGACTGTTCATATTGTATCCTTCAAGCATATTTTCACCCTCCGATAATGCAGTATTTTGTTAACCACGAAGCCCTTTTAGAAGAACTTAATGCAGAGTTTGCATCGAACACTGTCAGTAGAATAGGTACTGGCGAATTTACTGACAGCATGATATGGGAAAGATGGACTGACCTTTCTAAGCTTCTTGTTCCCTTATTTGCTAATCAAACTTCATCAATTCTTGAATTAAAAACTAAAACGGTTTTGATTGATAATCTTAAAAATTTAAAACATAATCGTAAAACTATATTAGCTTGGTCGTTGAATACTGACTTTATTGTTAAAACGGAAGAACGATACACAGCGTCCATTAATCAAAGGCTAAAAGCTGCTAAACTTTGTGAATCATGGGGATATCCTATAGCTTTTCATTTTGATCCTTTAGTTATTTATGAAGGATGTGAACAAGACTATCGTAATATTATTGCTCGAATATTTGACTATGTTAAACCTGAAAATATTGCATGGATAAGCATAGGTTCTTTCAGACATATGCCGCTATTGAAACCTATCATTCAAAAAAGATTTCCAGATTCAAAAATAATTTACGGAGAATTTATATTAGGATTAGACGGTAAAATGAGATATTTTAAGCCATTACGAATATCCCTTTACCAAACTATTGTATCAGCTATAAAAGATTTTTCTAAAGATATTCTTGTATATTTTTGCATGGAAGATGATGAAGTTTGGGAAAAAACATTCGGTTTTATTCCAAAGGAAAAAAGAGATTTAAACCTAATGCTTGACGAAAGTGCTATAAAACATTGTGGATTAAATTAA